The following proteins are co-located in the Oryzias melastigma strain HK-1 linkage group LG8, ASM292280v2, whole genome shotgun sequence genome:
- the LOC112147000 gene encoding cysteine protease ATG4D, producing MHCNDPPAADDPMDDWLFLSHKSVESLSETTSLQETADKGKLKSKLVSAWNSVKYGWSLKQKAKFSKSSPLILLGKSYELKDEVNKERFRRAFASLLWLTYRRGFPQLAGCSLTTDSGWGCVLRTGQMLLARGLLLHLMPPGWMWSVWYRAVKDDLDLPHRADCTECKSNLRCRYLSLGSLYDRPLEAMHRKVVSWFADHPKAPFGVHRLVELGASSGKKAGDWYGPSIMAHILQKAVAASVDLPNLVVYVAQDCTIYLQDVRGLCERPLPHSWKSVIILVPMRLGGQDLNPSYISCVKKLLELQCCIGIIGGKPKHSLFFVGFQDDQLLYLDPHYCQLTVNVTKENFPLESFHCKYPRKMPFSRMDPSCTIGFYASGQQELDLLCTNVNEVVSTSAEAYPMFIFSEGESWKDEEHSSSPMHGVTYIQRNNDLKRASTTSSMDEFVLL from the exons ATGCATTGCAATGACCCGCCAGCTGCTGATGACCCCATGGATGACTGGCTCTTCCTGTCGCATAAGTCTGTCGAGTCCCTGAGCGAAACGACGTCTTTGCAGGAGACGGCGGACAAAGGGAAGCTCAAATCCAAGCTGGTTTCTGCCTGGAACAGTGTCAAATATG GCTGGTCCTTGAAGCAGAAAGCAAAATTCAGCAAAAGCTCTCCCCTGATCTTACTGGGAAAGTCGTATGAGCTCAAGGATGAAG TGAATAAAGAGCGTTTCCGTCGCGCCTTTGCATCGCTCCTGTGGCTGACGTACAGGCGGGGCTTCCCCCAGCTCGCTGGCTGCTCCCTGACCACCGACAGCGGGTGGGGTTGTGTTCTACGAACGGGCCAAATGCTGCTGGCTCGAGGTCTCCTCCTACACCTGATGCCACCAG GCTGGATGTGGTCGGTGTGGTACCGGGCTGTGAAGGATGACCTGGACCTGCCTCACCGAGCTGACTGCACCGAGTGCAAATCAAACTTGAGGTGTCGATATCTGAGCCTCGGGTCCTTGTATGACAGACCTCTGGAGGCCATGCACAGAAAGGTGGTTTCCTGGTTTGCAGACCACCCTAAAGCCCCCTTCGGCGTACACAGGCTTGTGGAGTTGGGTGCGAGCTCAGGGAAGAAGGCTGGGGACTGGTACGGCCCGTCCATCATGGCGCACATCCTACA GAAAGCCGTGGCAGCTTCAGTCGACCTTCCCAATTTGGTGGTCTACGTTGCTCAGGATTGCACCA TCTACCTGCAGGATGTACGGGGGTTATGTGAGCGGCCTCTTCCCCACTCCTGGAAGTCTGTCATCATCCTGGTTCCCATGCGACTCGGGGGACAGGACCTCAATCCTTCCTACATCTCCTGCGTCAAA AAACTCCTGGAGTTGCAGTGTTGTATTGGAATCATTGGCGGTAAACCGAAGCACTCCCTGTTCTTTGTTGGCTTCCAGG ATGACCAGCTGCTGTACTTGGACCCCCATTACTGTCAGCTCACCGTGAATGTGACCAAAGAGAACTTTCCCTTAGAG TCATTTCATTGTAAATATCCCAGGAAAATGCCGTTCTCCCGCATGGATCCCAGCTGCACCATCGGATTTTATGCAAGTGGACAACAGGAGCTCGACTTATTGTGCACAAATGTTAACGAG GTGGTCTCCACGTCAGCAGAGGCGTACCCcatgtttatattttcagaGGGAGAAAGTTGGAAGGACGAGGAGCACAGCAGCTCTCCCATGCATGGCGTCACCTATATCCAGAGGAACAACGATTTGAAGAGAGCCAGCACCACCAGCAGCATGGATGAGTTTGTTCTGCTGTGA
- the LOC112146618 gene encoding uncharacterized protein LOC112146618 has translation MKSYSSRDSDNIKVKQAIDEDYKHTGYDRGHLNPNSFQCNNGREATFTLTNCVPMDACFNRVHWKEWEAAVVGILREQDPTGTAYLVTGAVPSPINKIPRQGIFDNPGERDFNRVSVPTHIWTGVCYIHPVDPEESFSFGFIGVNVPHGSIQVKTIEDLTNHLSSRYASNNLKIFEDDCTFQNNKRKSERVVKRLHNTVQQPMGNRLTMTPEVMNTLQTSLSLSDDEGTRYPAKRVKITDIKVDFIYDSVQTWLRGMEIMKLTAGLACVLSTPFAGPVRDELRRKRQTSQELVCRIAPEVLDGCATSCLFNDAARDYYCSTGSMTERCSPTYSNIAVNGQRCKSDHTCGRHGYDYYWCNTDRSWQFCSPPLPLGKTKSGKFCSSKRNCAKYGYSNCWCNLDDGSWDYCTR, from the coding sequence ATGAAATCGTACAGTTCAAGGGATTCAGACAATATCAAAGTCAAACAAGCCATTGATGAAGACTACAAACACACTGGTTATGACAGAGGTCATCTGAACCCCAACAGTTTTCAGTGTAATAATGGGCGTGAAGCCACCTTCACCCTCACTAACTGTGTTCCCATGGATGCCTGCTTCAACCGAGTCCATTGGAAAGAATGGGAAGCTGCAGTGGTAGGAATTCTGAGGGAACAAGATCCAACAGGCACGGCTTACCTGGTAACGGGGGCTGTACCTTCTCCCATTAATAAAATACCAAGGCAGGGAATTTTTGATAATCCTGGTGAGCGAGACTTCAACAGAGTATCAGTACCAACCCATATTTGGACAGGAGTGTGCTACATCCATCCAGTGGATCCAGAAGAGTCATTCTCTTTTGGCTTCATTGGGGTGAATGTACCACATGGCAGCATTCAGGTCAAAACAATAGAAGATCTGACAAACCACTTGTCTAGCCGTTACGCCAGcaacaatttaaagatttttgaggATGACtgtacctttcaaaataacaagCGGAAATCTGAGAGAGTGGTGAAGAGACTACATAATACAGTTCAGCAGCCAATGGGTAACCGCCTCACCATGACCCCAGAAGTAATGAACACTTTGCAAACGTCTTTAAGTCTGTCTGATGATGAAGGTACAAGATACCCTGCGAAAAGAGTAAAGATTACTGATATCAAAGTAGATTTCATCTATGACAGCGTACAAACATGGTTAAGGGGGATGGAGATCATGAAACTAACCGCTGGACTTGCCTGCGTACTGTCTACACCCTTTGCTGGACCTGTGAGAGATGAGCTGCGGCGCAAAAGGCAAACATCTCAGGAGCTTGTCTGCAGAATTGCCCCAGAGGTTTTAGATGGTTGTGCCACCTCCTGCCTTTTCAACGATGCAGCTAGAGACTACTACTGTTCCACTGGGAGCATGACAGAACGCTGTTCACCGACATACTCAAATATAGCAGTAAACGGACAGAGGTGTAAGAGTGACCACACTTGTGGACGTCATGGTTATGATTATTACTGGTGCAACACAGACAGGAGCTGGCAGTTTTGCAGCCCTCCACTGCCTCTAGGGAAAACAAAAAGTGGGAAATTTTGCAGCTCTAAGCGCAACTGTGCTAAATATGGGTATTCAAACTGCTGGTGTAACCTTGATGATGGTAGTTGGGATTACTGTACCAGATAG
- the LOC118599030 gene encoding uncharacterized protein LOC118599030 (The sequence of the model RefSeq protein was modified relative to this genomic sequence to represent the inferred CDS: added 95 bases not found in genome assembly) encodes MAPETLLGSWNTEKSHVWSLGCIVAEMFLGFPLYSGASNYEVIRNITQNCGHFPDHLLINGSITKEFYFKSKTNEWVLKTPTECGVKISKDVKIVTPDIFRKHLQKLGFYNRKQQMNLENFIDLINRMLLLDPERRIPFRQVMQHPFVRGNRDLPRVSTGNVHNVTRQEIPSSSAKKEKKDLSCHYGKERKQSAVWIIGSGYYISGAQHTANQCFGENLGLNAKITWIGKVDMRWKNVLDTFNREVSRQRSSPDILVLHVGSNDLGNINVCDLTSEMVKDLIHLHNTFPRMKIAYSFITPRMTWAKFNPMKINADRIRVNRTMKLNAEKFNGCVIEHPDLTPFEKALFKTDGVQFSSKGFEMFVSSIRGAIEKTLNTTFPRGKLQPQSNAENVHTKRPCFDGKDIRVIQNVPQHDRKHISESDLESKLSTPENIRICEEEYLIDVREYFLKCIREPEKHLSPNDRQSPSSVPEANQESKNGHSSDASQSSPKRSDLKRKLMSETDAESDLPVQKKRKICPEDSPENVQSPPGQEKLPNEEPLLKRKRSSEDLSSPPKKRKVIGENDGQSPSLVPEANQELKNGHSSDASQSSPKRSDLKRKLMSETDAESDLPVQKKRKICPEDSPENVQSPPGQEKMSNEEPLLKRKRSSEDLSSPPKKRKVIGESDRQSPSLVPEANQELKNGYSSDASQSSPKRSDLKRKLMSETDAESDLPCEKHSGMSLATLPNQKL; translated from the exons TCTCTACAGTGGCGCTAGTAATTATGAGGTGATCCGGAACATAACACAAAACTGCGGACACTTTCCAGATCATCTCCTCATCAATGGATCCATAACTAAAGAGTTTTACTTCAAAAGTAAGACAAACGAGTGGGTTTTGAAGACTCCAACTGAATGTGGAGTGAAAATCTCAAAAGATGTGAAAATAGTTACCCCAGATATCTTTAGAAAACACCTACAGAAGTTAGGGTTTTACAACAGGAAACAACAGATGAATTTGGAAAATTTCATTGACCTGATTAACAGAATGCTGCTTTTGGATCCTGAACGAAGAATTCCTTTTCGTCAGGTGATGCAGCATCCATTTGTCAGAGGTAACAGGGATCTTCCAAGAGTCTCTACAGGAAATGTCCATAATGTTACAAGACAGGAAATTCCCTCTTCATCAGCAAAGAAGGAAAAGAAGGACTTATCATGCCATTatgggaaagaaagaaagcagtctgcagtctggattATTGGGTCAGGGTATTACATCAGCGGAGCACAACATACAGCAAATCAATGCTTTGGAGAAAACCTTGGactcaatgcaaaaataacCTGGATCGGAAAGGTAGACATGCGCTGGAAGAATGTCCTGGATACTTTTAATCGTGAGGTTTCCAGACAAAGGAGCTCTCCAGACATTTTAGTTCTCCATGTCGGCAGCAACGACCTGGGAAACATAAATGTCTGCGATCTAACCTCTGAAATGGTGAAGGACCTGATACACCTTCACAACACCTTTCCCAGGATGAAAATCGCATATTCCTTCATAACTCCTAGAATGACCTGGGCGAAATtcaatccaatgaaaataaatgcagaCAGGATCAGAGTCAACAGAACTATGAAATTAAATGCTGAAAAATTCAATGGTTGTGTGATTGAACATCCAGATTTGACaccgtttgaaaaagctcttttCAAAACTGATGGAGTACAATTCTCCTCAAAgggatttgaaatgtttgtaagCTCTATCCGTGGTGCTATTGAGAAGACTCTGAACACGACCTTTCCAAGAGGCAAACTCCAACCTCAGTCAAATGCTGAAAATGTCCACACGAAGCGCCCATGCTTTGATGGGAAGGACATTAGAGTCATCCAAAACGTCCCACAACATGatagaaaacacatttcagaaTCAGACTTGGAGAGCAAGTTGTCTACACCAGAAAATATAAGGATTTGTGAGGAAGAATACTTGATTGACGTCAGAGAGTACTTTCTGAAATGTATAAGAGAACCAGAAAAACACTTGTCCCCAAATGACAGACAAAGCCCGTCTTCAGTACCAGAGGCTAACCAGGAATCAAAAAATGGACATTCCTCAGATGCATCACAGTCATCGCCGAAGCGCAGTGATCTGAAAAGGAAACTTATGTCAGAAACAGACGCAGAAAGCGACTTGCCTGtacaaaagaagagaaagatcTGTCCAGAAGACAGTCCTGAAAATGTACAGTCACCGCCTGGGCAGGAAAAGTTGCCAAACGAAGAGCCTCttctgaagagaaaaagaagttCAGAAGATCTCTCGTCCCCACCCAAAAAGAGGAAGGTAATCGGTGAAAATGACGGACAAAGCCCGTCTTTAGTACCAGAGGCTAACCAGGAATTAAAAAATGGACATTCCTCAGATGCATCACAGTCGTCACCGAAGCGCAGTGATCTGAAAAGGAAACTTATGTCAGAAACAGACGCAGAAAGCGACTTGCCTGtacaaaagaagagaaagatcTGTCCAGAAGACAGTCCTGAAAATGTACAGTCACCGCCTGGGCAGGAAAAGATGTCAAACGAAGAGCCTCttctgaagagaaaaagaagttCAGAAGATCTCTCGTCCCCACCCAAAAAGAGGAAGGTAATCGGTGAAAGTGACAGACAAAGCCCGTCTTTAGTACCAGAGGCTAACCAGGAATTAAAAAATGGATATTCCTCAGATGCATCACAGTCATCGCCGAAGCGCAGTGATCTGAAAAGGAAACTCATGTCAGAAACAGACGCAGAAAGCGACTTGCCT TGTGAAAAACACAGTGGAATGAGCCTTGCTACTCTCCCGAATCAGAAGCTGTGA